Proteins found in one Hyalangium gracile genomic segment:
- the deoC gene encoding deoxyribose-phosphate aldolase — protein MGAIKAGAARISPESIRTSADIAPYIDHTLLKPEASREEVIKLAEEARKHGFATVCVNSVNVALAARILSGSKTVPIAVVGFPLGAALPSAKAFEAREAIRCGAKEIDMVINIGALKAKDYALVFKDISMVVEASRPHPVKVILETSQLTHEEKISACALSKAAGAAFVKTSTGFSSGGATAEDVALMRKVVGDDVGVKASGGVRSSEDAMKMIQAGANRIGASASVAIITGQKSTAKY, from the coding sequence GTGGGAGCCATCAAGGCGGGGGCGGCACGCATCTCGCCGGAGTCCATCCGCACCAGCGCGGACATCGCCCCCTACATCGACCACACGCTGCTCAAGCCCGAGGCCAGCCGCGAGGAGGTCATCAAGCTGGCCGAGGAGGCGCGCAAGCACGGGTTCGCCACGGTGTGCGTGAACTCGGTGAACGTGGCGCTGGCGGCGCGGATCCTGTCCGGCTCGAAGACGGTGCCCATCGCGGTGGTGGGGTTCCCGCTCGGCGCGGCGCTGCCCAGCGCCAAGGCCTTCGAGGCGCGTGAGGCCATCCGCTGCGGCGCGAAGGAGATCGACATGGTGATCAACATCGGCGCGCTGAAGGCGAAGGACTACGCGCTGGTGTTCAAGGACATCTCCATGGTGGTGGAGGCCAGCCGGCCGCACCCGGTCAAGGTCATCCTCGAGACGAGCCAGCTCACCCACGAGGAGAAGATCTCCGCCTGCGCGCTGTCCAAGGCTGCGGGCGCCGCCTTCGTGAAGACGTCCACGGGCTTCAGCTCCGGCGGGGCCACCGCCGAGGACGTGGCGCTGATGCGCAAGGTGGTGGGCGACGACGTGGGGGTGAAGGCCTCTGGCGGCGTGCGCTCGTCCGAGGACGCGATGAAGATGATCCAGGCCGGAGCCAACCGCATCGGCGCCTCGGCGTCGGTGGCCATCATCACCGGCCAGAAGTCCACCGCGAAGTACTGA
- a CDS encoding TraR/DksA family transcriptional regulator translates to MTDAQREELRNLLLGLHAELTGKAPLKIEPNRTDDAKVGGDEDEQPLNEMMQAIASSRNRNMDGVLARVVKALGKLRNDPDSFGECEDCGDELPYGRLKAMPYVEYCVECQGKKDKPKGGPTRKKLTDYT, encoded by the coding sequence GTGACGGACGCCCAGCGAGAGGAACTGCGCAACCTGCTGCTCGGGCTGCACGCCGAGCTGACTGGCAAGGCGCCGCTGAAGATCGAGCCCAACCGGACGGATGACGCGAAGGTGGGCGGCGACGAGGACGAGCAGCCGCTCAACGAGATGATGCAGGCGATTGCCTCCAGCCGGAACCGGAACATGGACGGCGTGCTGGCGCGCGTGGTGAAGGCGCTGGGCAAGCTGCGCAACGATCCGGACAGCTTCGGCGAGTGCGAGGACTGTGGCGACGAGCTGCCGTATGGGCGGCTCAAGGCCATGCCGTACGTGGAGTACTGCGTGGAGTGCCAGGGCAAGAAGGACAAGCCCAAGGGTGGGCCCACGCGCAAGAAGCTCACCGACTACACCTGA
- a CDS encoding phospho-sugar mutase, producing MDITRLREQAEAWRKADPDPNTAEELARLLTAGDAAELADRFAGNLEFGTAGLRGVLGAGPNRMNRAVVRRTTAGLARYLKAQVPDVATRGVVVGRDGRRMSAEFAEDTACVLAAEGIPALVFPTLAPTPLTAFATLHLNAAAAVMVTASHNPPEYNGYKVYWGNGAQIIPPHDKGIAAAIDAVEPANEVRLLTPAEARSKGLWRELQADVGEAYLKAILGLRMYGRGSDTLAIVYTAMHGVGGVWMDRAIRAAGFSRFHVVAEQQQPDGTFPTVRFPNPEEPGAMDLSTAVAEREKAQLVLANDPDADRLAVMVRDGEGKLRMLTGNEVGVLLGHYLLTQGTKKARPYVATTIVSSVQLGQIAHELNAAYDEVLTGFKWIANRALERERSESIQFVFGYEEALGYTVGTVARDKDGISAGLVFADLAAWCESRGTTVLGYLEEIQRRHGLFVGGQRNFTFKGAEGAQTIARIMEGFRAAPPERVGAYAVQNSKDYKKREARRGGKVEPLTLPSSNVIAYELEGGHRVTLRPSGTEPKIKYYFELKETLGAGEPMAQARARAEGRLQALMDAFVALARDRGQPA from the coding sequence ATGGACATCACCAGGCTGAGGGAGCAGGCGGAGGCGTGGCGCAAGGCGGATCCGGACCCGAACACCGCGGAGGAGCTGGCGCGGCTGCTGACAGCCGGGGATGCCGCGGAGCTGGCGGACCGCTTCGCGGGCAACCTGGAGTTCGGCACCGCGGGGCTGCGCGGCGTGCTGGGCGCGGGGCCCAACCGGATGAACCGGGCGGTGGTGCGCCGCACCACGGCGGGGCTGGCGCGCTACCTCAAGGCCCAGGTGCCGGACGTGGCCACGCGCGGCGTGGTGGTGGGGCGGGATGGGCGGAGGATGAGCGCCGAGTTCGCGGAGGACACGGCCTGCGTGCTCGCCGCCGAGGGCATCCCCGCGCTGGTGTTCCCCACGCTGGCTCCGACGCCGCTGACGGCGTTCGCCACGCTGCACCTGAACGCGGCGGCGGCGGTGATGGTCACCGCCAGCCACAACCCGCCCGAGTACAACGGCTACAAGGTGTACTGGGGCAATGGCGCGCAGATCATCCCTCCGCACGACAAGGGGATCGCCGCCGCCATCGACGCGGTGGAGCCCGCCAACGAGGTGCGGCTGCTGACTCCGGCCGAGGCTCGCTCCAAGGGGCTGTGGCGGGAGCTCCAGGCGGATGTGGGAGAGGCCTACCTGAAGGCCATTCTGGGGCTGCGGATGTATGGGCGCGGCTCGGACACGCTCGCCATCGTCTATACGGCGATGCACGGCGTGGGCGGCGTGTGGATGGACCGTGCCATCCGTGCGGCGGGCTTCTCGCGCTTCCACGTCGTGGCTGAGCAGCAGCAGCCGGACGGAACCTTCCCGACGGTGCGCTTCCCGAACCCCGAGGAGCCTGGCGCGATGGACCTGTCCACCGCCGTCGCCGAGCGCGAGAAGGCGCAGCTGGTGCTCGCCAACGATCCGGACGCGGATCGGCTCGCGGTGATGGTGCGTGACGGGGAAGGCAAGCTGCGCATGCTCACCGGCAACGAGGTGGGCGTGCTGCTGGGCCACTACCTGCTCACCCAGGGCACCAAGAAGGCCCGGCCCTATGTGGCCACCACCATCGTCTCGTCGGTGCAGCTCGGGCAGATCGCCCACGAGCTGAACGCCGCGTATGACGAGGTGCTGACGGGCTTCAAGTGGATCGCCAACCGCGCGCTGGAGCGCGAGCGGAGCGAGAGCATCCAGTTCGTCTTCGGCTACGAGGAGGCGCTCGGCTACACGGTGGGCACGGTGGCGCGCGACAAGGACGGCATCAGCGCGGGCCTGGTGTTCGCGGACCTGGCGGCGTGGTGCGAGTCTCGCGGGACGACGGTGCTCGGCTACCTGGAGGAGATCCAGCGCCGGCACGGCCTCTTCGTCGGGGGGCAGCGCAACTTCACGTTCAAGGGCGCGGAGGGGGCGCAGACCATCGCGCGCATCATGGAGGGCTTCCGTGCCGCGCCTCCGGAGCGCGTGGGGGCCTACGCCGTCCAGAACTCCAAGGACTACAAGAAGCGCGAGGCGCGCAGGGGCGGGAAGGTGGAGCCGCTCACCCTGCCGTCCTCGAACGTCATCGCCTACGAGCTGGAGGGCGGCCACCGTGTCACCCTGCGGCCCTCCGGCACCGAGCCGAAGATCAAATACTACTTCGAGCTGAAGGAGACGCTCGGAGCCGGTGAGCCCATGGCCCAGGCCCGTGCTCGGGCGGAGGGGCGGCTCCAGGCGTTGATGGATGCCTTCGTGGCGCTCGCGCGTGATCGCGGGCAGCCCGCCTGA
- the sitA6 gene encoding SitA6 family polymorphic toxin lipoprotein, which produces MKRPPLRWAWLLLCSALAACATTSASSLESVEDDDAGEIVSFEEACTEESSLLALCAGERCGLYRCREVMEQAGAGRVVLTRGGPPVLPGPQAGPLRYRGSAQQLPRDTRPVFIIPWRHRQELLPSQQKLLEEQAAERSQPHERHHIFPRAFRAWFGLQGIDIDEYVIPLLVTKHRSIHLGANGGPWNAAWRKFIEAHQEEGVTKEEIYRYAGQLIYEFELFGPVVPYWKQPPPLPLGY; this is translated from the coding sequence ATGAAACGACCCCCCTTGCGGTGGGCGTGGCTGCTGCTGTGCAGCGCGCTGGCAGCCTGTGCGACGACCTCAGCTTCCTCGCTCGAGAGCGTGGAGGACGACGACGCGGGAGAGATCGTCTCGTTCGAAGAGGCGTGCACCGAAGAGAGCAGCCTGCTGGCGCTGTGCGCCGGAGAGCGGTGCGGGCTGTACCGATGCCGCGAGGTGATGGAGCAAGCCGGCGCGGGCCGCGTGGTGCTTACCCGTGGCGGACCGCCGGTGCTGCCTGGCCCGCAGGCGGGACCCCTGCGCTACCGGGGGAGCGCGCAGCAACTGCCTCGGGACACGCGGCCCGTGTTCATCATCCCGTGGAGACACAGGCAGGAGCTGCTACCCAGTCAGCAGAAGCTGCTGGAGGAGCAGGCGGCGGAGCGCAGCCAGCCGCACGAGCGCCACCACATCTTCCCCCGTGCGTTCAGAGCGTGGTTCGGCCTCCAGGGCATCGACATCGACGAATACGTGATACCGCTGCTGGTGACGAAGCACCGAAGCATCCACCTGGGAGCGAATGGCGGCCCGTGGAACGCTGCCTGGCGGAAGTTCATCGAAGCGCACCAGGAAGAGGGCGTTACGAAAGAGGAGATCTATCGATACGCAGGACAGCTCATCTACGAGTTCGAGCTGTTCGGTCCAGTGGTGCCGTACTGGAAACAGCCGCCACCGCTGCCTCTGGGGTATTGA
- the sitI6 gene encoding SitI6 family double-CXXCG motif immunity protein, protein MRFYWLRNVPRPRYPGGYTDGRTWFLPGVHCPLCGATGGTTANAYPSVDLSLLPAQEQGKYLARLEEDYAEFERLREQVRPLVPAGAHLWPGTGFGPMNGSAQGEFGPLVLVNPWELLMKPEPLQRLQAEGLRGLKGCRTALRFRKKNPPELLELELLPGGDLHPDCLSERPTPCPKCERIGLKRPEEPILDAATLPGELDVFRLAAFKTMLIGTERFVETVRRLGYEQDIAFRELPVRS, encoded by the coding sequence ATGCGATTCTACTGGCTGCGCAACGTCCCGCGCCCACGTTACCCAGGGGGGTATACGGACGGCCGCACCTGGTTCCTGCCGGGAGTGCACTGCCCGCTGTGTGGTGCGACAGGGGGGACGACCGCGAATGCCTATCCCTCGGTGGATCTGTCCCTGCTGCCGGCTCAGGAACAGGGGAAGTATTTGGCGCGCCTGGAGGAGGACTATGCGGAGTTCGAGCGGTTGCGCGAGCAGGTACGCCCGCTCGTGCCCGCCGGAGCCCACCTCTGGCCGGGGACGGGCTTCGGCCCCATGAACGGCTCGGCCCAGGGAGAGTTTGGTCCGCTGGTGCTCGTCAACCCCTGGGAGCTGCTGATGAAGCCCGAGCCCTTGCAGCGCCTGCAGGCCGAGGGACTGCGTGGCCTGAAGGGATGCCGCACGGCCCTGCGCTTCCGCAAGAAGAACCCGCCCGAGCTGCTGGAACTGGAGCTTCTGCCCGGAGGCGACCTTCACCCGGACTGTCTGTCGGAACGCCCCACGCCCTGCCCGAAATGTGAGCGCATCGGCCTCAAGCGTCCGGAGGAACCCATCCTGGACGCGGCCACGCTGCCAGGAGAGCTGGACGTGTTCCGGCTGGCTGCCTTCAAGACGATGCTCATCGGCACCGAGCGGTTCGTCGAGACGGTGCGACGGCTGGGCTACGAGCAGGACATCGCCTTCCGCGAACTGCCTGTGCGCTCGTAG
- a CDS encoding ATP-binding protein — translation MMATSATTATARKTLSVESPTEMVAPQTAPSLDNVVSLDAYLRETLPLDLSELAQDVVAQMLTEGRLDNVDIHYHLPTETVKVELPRRQFAQIIEHMVATAAAAMKALTDRAHVLRVIVEPADPFGDYGPRLRVQDTGASVIVEDAMQATIERAETLGTRLTVKNRPTGGNIFTVELPAEQVRSW, via the coding sequence ATGATGGCGACTTCGGCAACGACGGCAACCGCTCGCAAGACCCTGTCGGTGGAGTCTCCGACGGAAATGGTCGCGCCCCAGACCGCGCCGAGCCTGGACAACGTCGTCTCGCTGGATGCCTACCTGCGCGAGACACTGCCGCTGGACCTGAGCGAGCTGGCGCAGGACGTGGTGGCGCAGATGCTGACCGAGGGCCGGCTGGACAACGTGGACATCCACTACCACCTGCCGACCGAGACGGTGAAGGTGGAGCTGCCGCGGCGCCAGTTCGCGCAGATCATCGAGCACATGGTGGCCACGGCGGCCGCGGCGATGAAGGCGCTGACGGACCGCGCGCACGTGCTCCGGGTCATCGTGGAGCCGGCGGATCCGTTCGGTGACTACGGCCCGCGGCTGCGGGTGCAGGACACCGGGGCGAGCGTCATCGTCGAGGACGCGATGCAGGCGACGATCGAGCGCGCGGAGACGCTGGGCACGCGGCTGACGGTGAAGAACCGCCCCACCGGCGGCAACATCTTCACGGTGGAGCTGCCCGCGGAGCAGGTCCGCTCCTGGTAG
- a CDS encoding ABC transporter permease codes for MLEILEALLFSTLDAAPALIFATLGGVLSERAGVVNVGLEGQMRAGAFVAAVAALYMPTPLGVMVGMVAGAALASIHGYLSIRWRSDQVVSGMAINLVALAGGTFLLEALYSPNGTPPIAQLPRWKLPLIHDVPLLRALSDHPGLAYLALVLPFIFHAVLNHTAMGLRLRAVGEKPHAVATLGLSVPALRWGAVLGGGLLAGLGGAVLSTAVLDRFEQHTPAGLGFMALAAMVFGRWTPLGAFGAASFFAFGNALRIGLASSAPQILEVVPQGFLLALPYLLTLLLLTIQGQRSSAPAALGTPYEQESR; via the coding sequence GTGCTTGAGATCCTCGAGGCGCTCCTCTTCTCCACCCTGGACGCGGCCCCCGCGCTCATCTTCGCCACCCTGGGAGGTGTGCTCTCCGAGCGCGCGGGCGTGGTGAACGTGGGCCTGGAGGGGCAGATGCGCGCCGGCGCCTTCGTCGCGGCGGTGGCGGCGCTGTACATGCCCACCCCGCTGGGGGTGATGGTGGGGATGGTGGCGGGCGCGGCGCTGGCCTCCATCCATGGCTACCTGAGCATCCGCTGGCGCTCGGACCAGGTCGTCTCGGGCATGGCCATCAACCTGGTGGCGCTCGCCGGGGGCACCTTCCTGCTGGAGGCGCTCTACAGCCCCAACGGCACGCCGCCCATCGCGCAGCTGCCGCGCTGGAAGCTGCCCCTGATTCACGATGTGCCCCTGCTGCGCGCGCTCTCGGACCACCCGGGGCTGGCGTACCTGGCGCTGGTGCTGCCCTTCATCTTCCACGCGGTGCTCAACCACACCGCCATGGGCCTGCGGCTGCGCGCGGTGGGCGAGAAGCCCCACGCGGTGGCCACCCTGGGCCTGAGCGTGCCGGCGCTGCGCTGGGGCGCGGTGCTCGGAGGAGGCCTGCTGGCGGGCCTGGGCGGCGCGGTGCTCTCCACCGCGGTGCTGGACCGCTTCGAGCAGCACACCCCCGCGGGCCTGGGCTTCATGGCCCTGGCCGCCATGGTGTTCGGACGCTGGACGCCGCTGGGCGCCTTCGGGGCCGCCTCCTTCTTCGCCTTCGGCAACGCCCTGCGCATCGGGCTGGCCTCCAGCGCTCCGCAGATCCTGGAGGTCGTCCCCCAGGGCTTCCTGCTCGCGCTGCCGTACCTGCTCACCCTGCTGCTGCTCACCATCCAGGGCCAGCGCAGCAGCGCTCCAGCGGCGCTCGGAACGCCCTACGAGCAGGAATCCCGATAA
- a CDS encoding ABC transporter permease, whose product MGEKWRAAVPSILSVLLALVVCWIAIALTRDVKIAGEAYLQMLYGGLGQWPRYLEVGDGALLARPLGEAAGKAALLILTGLSVAVAFKAGLFNIGAQGQMVVGSLVAAVVGAQVSAPGPLHIPMALLAAALAGAAWALIAAALKLWRGVHEVISTIMLNWVAVSLVDNWLVVGPLRAAAGSGQSVSGTAEIHATARLPRLLGDISRLNLGFVVALLVALLVWVWLNRTRRGFETRAAGLGADAARAAGIPVKQRAAEAMAMAGALAGMAGAVLVLGTEFRYPGVLGAPYGFDGIAIALIGNSNPLGVTLTALFFGALRAGGTRMQLLGVHKSFPELIQGLALLFVAGRLVWLALLRKRRAVAAPAEVPRA is encoded by the coding sequence ATGGGTGAGAAGTGGCGCGCCGCGGTACCGTCGATCCTGTCCGTGCTGCTGGCGCTCGTGGTGTGCTGGATCGCGATCGCGCTGACACGGGACGTGAAGATCGCCGGCGAGGCGTACCTCCAGATGCTCTATGGAGGCCTGGGCCAGTGGCCCCGGTACCTGGAGGTGGGCGACGGCGCGCTGCTGGCCCGGCCGCTGGGTGAGGCCGCGGGCAAGGCGGCCCTGCTGATCCTCACCGGCCTGTCGGTGGCGGTGGCCTTCAAGGCCGGCCTGTTCAACATCGGCGCGCAGGGCCAGATGGTGGTGGGCTCGCTGGTGGCGGCGGTGGTGGGCGCGCAGGTGTCTGCCCCCGGCCCCCTGCACATCCCCATGGCGCTGCTGGCCGCCGCCCTCGCCGGAGCGGCCTGGGCGCTCATCGCCGCGGCCCTCAAGCTGTGGCGCGGCGTCCATGAGGTCATCTCCACCATCATGCTCAACTGGGTGGCGGTGAGCCTGGTGGACAACTGGCTGGTGGTGGGCCCGCTGCGCGCGGCGGCCGGCTCGGGCCAGTCGGTGTCCGGCACGGCGGAGATCCACGCCACCGCGCGGCTGCCCCGGCTGCTGGGAGACATCTCCCGGCTGAACCTGGGCTTCGTGGTGGCGCTGCTCGTGGCGCTGCTCGTCTGGGTGTGGCTGAACCGGACCCGGCGCGGCTTCGAGACCCGGGCGGCGGGCCTGGGCGCGGACGCGGCGCGGGCGGCGGGCATCCCCGTGAAGCAGCGCGCGGCCGAGGCCATGGCGATGGCCGGGGCGCTGGCGGGGATGGCCGGCGCGGTGCTGGTGCTGGGCACCGAGTTCCGCTACCCCGGCGTGCTGGGGGCGCCCTATGGCTTCGACGGCATCGCCATCGCGCTCATCGGAAACAGCAACCCGCTGGGTGTGACGCTCACCGCGCTGTTCTTCGGAGCCCTGCGCGCCGGGGGCACGCGGATGCAGCTGCTGGGCGTCCACAAGAGCTTCCCGGAGCTCATCCAGGGCCTGGCGCTGCTCTTCGTCGCGGGCCGCCTGGTGTGGCTGGCGCTGCTGCGCAAACGCCGAGCCGTTGCCGCCCCCGCCGAGGTGCCCCGTGCTTGA
- a CDS encoding ABC transporter ATP-binding protein — MSLDIHAGELLALVGENGAGKSSLMNVLYGLYHPDSGDILLDGKPVRFKSPRDAIARGIGMVHQHFMLVPTLTVTENVVLGREPTRWGRMDVERAHAEVTATCQRFGFQLDVRARVDTLSVGSQQKVEIVKALHRGAKVLILDEPTAVLTPQEAEDLFRVARGLKEQGHTVVFISHKLREVLSVAERIAVMRRGKRVAEVKAAETSADALANLMVGEARPAGAAIQPYQPPTGPVVLEATNLKARTDGGGMALNGVSLTVHAGEIVGIAGVDGNGQRELAEVLTGLRPLEDGGGTLLGKPLRGLNPDEARRRGLSHVPEDRLRRAVVKGMSVEENVALGRQGLPPFARGPWLDFKGRRERTRKLLGAYDVRPPDPLLPIQALSGGNQQKVVVARELDCEPKLVVVVQPTRGLDISAVAQVHSRLREERARGVGVLLISLDLEEVLTMADRVYVLFEGRVTGTFTRPEFDEREIGGRMLGTGSSHG, encoded by the coding sequence GTGTCGCTCGACATCCACGCGGGCGAATTGCTCGCGCTGGTGGGCGAGAACGGCGCGGGCAAGTCCAGCCTGATGAACGTGCTGTACGGGCTCTATCACCCGGACTCGGGTGACATCCTGCTGGACGGCAAGCCGGTCCGCTTCAAGAGCCCCCGGGACGCCATCGCCCGGGGGATCGGCATGGTGCATCAGCACTTCATGCTGGTGCCCACCCTCACGGTGACCGAGAACGTGGTGCTCGGCCGCGAGCCCACGCGCTGGGGGCGGATGGACGTGGAGCGGGCGCACGCCGAGGTGACGGCCACCTGCCAGCGCTTCGGCTTCCAGCTGGATGTGCGGGCCCGGGTGGACACGCTCTCGGTGGGCTCGCAGCAGAAGGTGGAGATCGTCAAGGCGCTGCACCGCGGCGCCAAGGTGCTCATCCTGGACGAGCCCACCGCCGTGCTCACCCCGCAGGAGGCCGAGGATCTGTTCCGGGTGGCCCGCGGGCTGAAGGAGCAGGGGCACACCGTCGTCTTCATCAGCCACAAGCTGCGCGAGGTGCTCAGCGTGGCCGAGCGCATCGCCGTCATGCGCCGCGGCAAACGGGTCGCCGAGGTGAAGGCGGCGGAGACGAGCGCGGACGCGCTGGCCAACCTCATGGTGGGCGAGGCCCGTCCGGCCGGCGCGGCGATCCAGCCCTACCAGCCGCCCACGGGCCCGGTGGTGCTGGAGGCCACCAACCTCAAGGCCCGCACCGATGGCGGGGGCATGGCGCTGAACGGGGTGTCGCTCACCGTGCACGCCGGGGAGATCGTCGGCATCGCCGGGGTGGACGGCAACGGGCAGCGGGAGCTGGCCGAGGTGCTCACGGGCCTGCGCCCGCTGGAGGACGGCGGCGGGACGCTGCTCGGCAAGCCGCTGCGGGGCCTGAACCCGGACGAGGCGCGACGGCGCGGCCTGAGCCACGTGCCCGAGGACCGGCTGCGGCGCGCGGTGGTCAAGGGCATGAGCGTGGAGGAGAACGTGGCGCTCGGCCGCCAGGGCCTGCCGCCCTTCGCGCGGGGCCCCTGGCTGGACTTCAAGGGGCGGCGGGAGCGCACGCGGAAGCTCCTGGGCGCGTATGACGTGAGGCCGCCGGATCCGCTGCTCCCCATCCAGGCGCTCTCGGGAGGCAACCAGCAGAAGGTGGTGGTGGCGCGCGAGCTGGACTGCGAGCCGAAGCTGGTGGTGGTGGTGCAGCCCACGCGCGGGCTGGACATCAGCGCGGTGGCCCAGGTGCACTCGCGGCTGCGCGAGGAGCGGGCCCGAGGCGTGGGCGTGCTGCTCATCTCGCTGGACCTGGAGGAGGTGCTGACGATGGCCGATCGCGTCTACGTGCTCTTCGAGGGGCGCGTGACGGGCACCTTCACCCGGCCCGAGTTCGACGAGCGGGAGATCGGCGGTCGAATGCTGGGAACGGGGTCGAGCCATGGGTGA
- a CDS encoding BMP family lipoprotein produces MTRTLRLSALALVALLGACKKEEPPPAPAAPAKPPEAQAEAKPPPPPAPKTFKVGLVVDVGGRGDHSFNDAALRGLEIFAAGKKYDGGKYVQASADEIKQAITADLATLQPPITAQPIEPLVIQSKSPEDYEPNLQLLVEQGSDLTIGNGFLLETAVEAVAQKNTSAKFLLVDSLLMDKDFKPYTLPNVRTVTFKEHEGSFLVGALAGLASKTGKIGFVGGMEVPLIKRFEAGFRAGVKMTNPKAAAGLMAVYTGSFDNVAAGKQVAQDLLKKGADVVYQAAGADGLGVIQAVKEAKAAGKTVYAIGVDSDQSHLGPDIILTSMLKHVDLAIYNACRDLAEGKFSSGDQVLGLKDGGVGYAEVRVDFPGKAEALQKVEALRQRIISGELKVPGTLEELNAFQATP; encoded by the coding sequence ATGACCCGAACCCTCCGCCTGTCTGCCCTGGCCCTTGTGGCGCTGCTCGGCGCCTGCAAGAAGGAAGAACCGCCCCCTGCTCCCGCCGCGCCGGCCAAGCCGCCAGAGGCCCAGGCCGAGGCCAAGCCGCCTCCGCCCCCGGCGCCGAAGACCTTCAAGGTAGGTCTCGTCGTGGACGTGGGTGGCCGCGGAGACCACTCCTTCAATGACGCGGCGCTCCGAGGCCTGGAGATCTTCGCCGCGGGCAAGAAGTACGACGGCGGCAAGTACGTCCAGGCCAGCGCGGACGAGATCAAGCAGGCCATCACCGCGGATCTGGCCACGCTCCAGCCGCCCATCACCGCGCAGCCCATCGAGCCGCTGGTGATCCAGAGCAAGTCCCCGGAGGACTACGAGCCCAACCTGCAGCTGCTGGTGGAGCAGGGCTCGGACCTGACCATCGGCAACGGCTTCCTGCTGGAGACCGCGGTGGAGGCGGTGGCGCAGAAGAACACCAGCGCCAAGTTCCTCCTGGTGGACAGCCTGCTGATGGACAAGGACTTCAAGCCGTACACGCTGCCCAACGTGCGCACCGTCACCTTCAAGGAGCATGAGGGCAGCTTCCTCGTGGGCGCGCTGGCGGGTCTGGCGTCCAAGACGGGCAAGATTGGCTTCGTGGGCGGCATGGAGGTGCCCCTCATCAAGCGCTTCGAGGCGGGCTTCCGCGCGGGCGTGAAGATGACCAACCCGAAGGCCGCGGCGGGCCTGATGGCCGTCTACACCGGCAGCTTCGACAACGTGGCGGCCGGCAAGCAGGTGGCGCAGGACCTGCTCAAGAAGGGCGCGGACGTCGTCTACCAGGCGGCGGGCGCGGACGGCCTGGGCGTCATCCAGGCGGTGAAGGAGGCCAAGGCGGCGGGCAAGACGGTGTACGCCATCGGCGTGGACTCGGACCAGTCGCACCTGGGCCCGGACATCATCCTCACCTCCATGCTCAAGCACGTGGACCTGGCCATCTACAACGCCTGCCGCGACCTGGCCGAGGGCAAGTTCTCCTCGGGTGATCAGGTGCTGGGCCTCAAGGACGGCGGCGTGGGCTACGCCGAGGTCCGCGTGGACTTCCCGGGCAAGGCCGAGGCCCTCCAGAAGGTGGAGGCGCTGCGCCAGCGCATCATCTCCGGGGAGCTGAAGGTCCCCGGGACGCTGGAGGAGCTCAACGCGTTCCAGGCCACGCCCTGA